A single genomic interval of Paenibacillus macerans harbors:
- a CDS encoding protein-glutamate methylesterase/protein-glutamine glutaminase, with protein sequence MGVPRKLRVLIVDDSMMYREVLSLGLSSDPNIEIVGKAVDPFDARDQIVSLRPDVMICDVEMPKMNGIEFIRRLLPQYALPVIVVSTISDAVFEAMNAGAVDFVGKPDPRSPRSVELFIRELIEKVKIAAVTNVSRPGFRPAGTGNIPEQTFNSDRIIAIGASTGGTEAISYILKQLPSAFPGMVIVQHIPPLFSKMFADRLNHSTKFTVKEAEAGDIVEPGKVLIAPGDRHMRLRKLGGRFKVECFEGDKINGHCPAIDVLFESAAKECGSRAVGVILTGMGYDGAKGLLSMRRKGARTLGQDEPSSVVYGMPKVAYELGAVDKQVSLERMARALCSAVVEAADQ encoded by the coding sequence ATGGGAGTACCCAGGAAATTGCGCGTGCTGATCGTTGATGACTCCATGATGTACCGGGAAGTGCTCTCCCTGGGGCTTTCATCGGATCCGAATATCGAGATTGTCGGAAAAGCGGTTGATCCGTTCGACGCCCGCGACCAAATCGTCAGCCTTCGCCCGGACGTGATGATCTGCGACGTGGAAATGCCGAAGATGAACGGGATCGAATTTATCCGCCGCCTGCTTCCGCAATACGCTTTGCCCGTCATCGTGGTGAGCACGATCAGCGACGCCGTGTTTGAGGCCATGAACGCCGGGGCCGTCGATTTTGTCGGCAAGCCGGATCCACGGTCGCCCAGGAGCGTGGAGCTGTTTATCCGGGAATTGATTGAGAAGGTGAAGATCGCCGCCGTCACGAATGTTTCGCGGCCCGGGTTCCGACCCGCCGGAACCGGCAACATCCCGGAGCAGACGTTCAACTCCGACCGCATTATAGCCATCGGCGCATCAACCGGGGGGACGGAGGCCATTTCGTATATTTTGAAACAGCTGCCTTCGGCGTTTCCGGGCATGGTGATCGTACAGCATATCCCGCCGTTGTTTTCCAAAATGTTTGCCGACCGCTTGAATCACAGCACGAAATTTACGGTCAAGGAGGCGGAAGCGGGGGATATCGTGGAACCGGGAAAAGTGCTGATCGCGCCCGGAGACCGGCATATGCGCCTTCGCAAGCTGGGCGGCCGGTTCAAGGTCGAATGCTTCGAAGGCGATAAGATCAACGGGCATTGTCCGGCGATTGACGTGCTGTTCGAATCGGCGGCCAAGGAATGCGGCTCCCGGGCAGTTGGCGTGATTCTGACCGGCATGGGATACGACGGCGCCAAAGGGCTGCTGTCCATGCGCCGTAAGGGCGCCCGCACGCTTGGGCAGGATGAGCCGTCGTCCGTTGTATACGGCATGCCTAAGGTTGCTTATGAGCTGGGCGCGGTCGATAAGCAGGTTTCGCTGGAGCGGATGGCGCGGGCGTTATGTTCGGCGGTGGTCGAGGCGGCGGACCAATAA
- a CDS encoding 3'-5' exoribonuclease YhaM family protein, with translation MTLIKQLKNQDEFVGFYLLKELEVKQTNANPPKDYLDIVLCDATGEMPAKFWDASQTDKETFFPMGLVKVRGVVQTYREKLQVKIMQIRPAKAEDGVTLTDFIRSAPISPDDLIYTIQSVIADIDDDEIREIVRYCVGKVKEKLSHYPAAKTHHHAYFGGLAYHMVRMLEIGDFLCRQRPFLNRDLLKAGIILHDIAKPEEMVAQLGIVSEYSVQGKLVGHIAMASSWITEAAIRLGIDPDSPKVLGLQHLVLSHHNLGEWGSPVQPQMAEAVALHHIDALDAKLQMVEDALNTTPETEEWTPFIRGLENKAIYRLKW, from the coding sequence GTGACTTTAATCAAGCAGCTCAAGAACCAGGATGAATTCGTCGGCTTCTATTTGCTCAAGGAGCTGGAAGTGAAGCAGACGAACGCCAATCCGCCTAAGGACTATTTGGACATCGTATTATGCGACGCAACCGGGGAGATGCCGGCGAAATTTTGGGACGCTTCGCAGACGGACAAGGAGACGTTTTTTCCGATGGGGCTCGTGAAGGTACGCGGGGTTGTGCAAACCTACCGGGAAAAGCTGCAGGTCAAAATCATGCAAATCCGCCCGGCCAAAGCGGAGGATGGTGTGACGCTCACGGATTTTATCCGCTCCGCGCCGATTTCGCCGGACGATCTGATTTATACGATTCAATCGGTTATCGCGGACATCGACGACGACGAAATTCGCGAGATCGTCCGGTATTGCGTCGGCAAGGTGAAGGAGAAGCTGTCCCATTACCCGGCGGCGAAAACGCACCATCACGCCTATTTCGGCGGGCTTGCTTACCATATGGTGCGGATGCTGGAAATCGGCGATTTTCTGTGCCGGCAGCGGCCGTTCCTGAACCGCGATCTGCTGAAGGCGGGCATTATACTCCACGACATCGCCAAGCCGGAGGAGATGGTCGCGCAGCTCGGCATCGTGTCCGAATACAGCGTGCAGGGCAAGCTGGTCGGGCATATCGCGATGGCCTCGAGCTGGATCACCGAGGCGGCGATCCGTCTTGGCATCGATCCCGATTCGCCGAAGGTGCTGGGGCTGCAGCATTTGGTGCTCTCGCACCACAACCTGGGCGAATGGGGCAGCCCGGTGCAGCCGCAAATGGCGGAAGCGGTCGCGCTGCACCATATCGATGCGCTGGACGCCAAGCTGCAAATGGTGGAGGACGCGTTGAATACGACGCCGGAAACCGAGGAGTGGACGCCGTTCATCCGCGGTTTGGAGAACAAGGCGATCTACCGCTTGAAGTGGTGA
- a CDS encoding M15 family metallopeptidase, with protein MFSRNRNSTDPYTSVQPQPRASVYRFARRSLRRTILLGLSALLLLISWNTAGTGKSAASPDRAAAAQVETAPPGSPQDGLSPGTSPDASQDKSIEKLNQLPKGKGFVYLDEVIPDAVYDIRYYTGDNFIGERIDGYNAPFAILTLRAARALKKVNDDLEKQGYRLKIIDAYRPQKAVDHFIAWSKKPQDTLMKEKFYPDVDKKNLFKLGYLSSKSGHSRGSTVDLTMVYKRTGEEVDMGGRVDFLGAISAHGAKGLTKEQRKHRYILKTAMVKQGFKPYSKEWWHYTLKNEPYPSTYFDFDVE; from the coding sequence ATGTTTTCCCGTAACCGCAATTCTACCGATCCCTATACTTCCGTCCAACCTCAACCTCGCGCGAGTGTGTACCGATTTGCCCGGCGAAGCCTGCGGCGGACTATCCTGCTTGGCCTGTCCGCCCTGCTGCTGTTGATCAGCTGGAATACCGCCGGAACCGGGAAAAGCGCGGCAAGTCCGGACCGAGCCGCAGCCGCGCAAGTGGAAACGGCCCCGCCCGGTTCGCCGCAAGACGGACTGTCCCCGGGTACATCGCCGGACGCATCACAAGACAAATCTATCGAAAAGCTGAATCAACTGCCCAAAGGAAAAGGATTCGTCTATCTCGATGAAGTGATCCCGGATGCGGTTTACGACATCCGCTATTATACCGGGGACAACTTTATCGGCGAGCGGATCGACGGATATAACGCCCCTTTTGCCATATTAACCTTAAGGGCGGCCCGCGCTTTAAAAAAGGTCAACGACGATTTGGAGAAGCAGGGCTACCGGCTCAAGATCATCGACGCCTACCGCCCGCAAAAAGCGGTCGACCATTTCATCGCCTGGTCCAAAAAACCGCAGGACACACTGATGAAAGAGAAATTTTACCCCGACGTCGACAAGAAAAACCTGTTCAAACTCGGCTACCTCTCTTCCAAATCCGGACATTCCCGCGGCAGCACGGTCGATCTGACCATGGTGTACAAACGGACCGGGGAAGAAGTCGATATGGGCGGCCGCGTCGATTTCCTGGGGGCGATTTCCGCGCACGGAGCCAAAGGGCTGACCAAGGAGCAGCGCAAACACCGCTACATCCTGAAGACCGCGATGGTCAAGCAAGGTTTTAAACCGTACAGCAAAGAATGGTGGCATTACACGTTAAAAAACGAACCTTACCCTTCGACCTATTTCGATTTTGATGTGGAATAA
- a CDS encoding Na-translocating system protein MpsC family protein yields MITSAGELKQEILRIYNAINKRIFNVGVKQQKVDFVGNKIVIVSLNGRVPVLKLLDEEYRFSTRQLDYLLFQVFKREIKAALEQQFQLNIVAVLKDYDAETEFSGTIVVLDRDVEHYLKEPPELR; encoded by the coding sequence ATGATTACTTCGGCGGGCGAACTGAAGCAGGAAATTTTGAGGATTTACAACGCGATCAATAAGCGGATTTTTAACGTGGGTGTAAAACAGCAAAAGGTGGATTTCGTCGGCAACAAAATCGTGATCGTCTCCTTAAATGGACGAGTCCCGGTGTTGAAGCTTTTGGACGAGGAGTACCGTTTTTCGACAAGACAGCTCGATTATTTGCTGTTTCAGGTCTTTAAGCGGGAAATCAAGGCGGCGCTTGAGCAGCAATTTCAATTGAATATTGTCGCAGTACTCAAAGATTACGATGCCGAGACCGAATTTTCCGGTACGATCGTGGTCTTGGATCGCGACGTGGAGCATTATCTGAAGGAACCGCCGGAACTCCGGTAG
- a CDS encoding ABC transporter ATP-binding protein yields MQPKIEISGVSKWFRRNGQEIPAMRETSLTIEEGRFVSMIGPSGCGKSTLFNIIAGLIPPSTGQVIADGRNIVGKTGYVGYMLQKDMLLPWRTILDNIILGMEVRGVPCKEAAERALPLMEKYGLKGFDKHYPQELSGGMRQRAALLRTLLYDRDIILLDEPFGALDAQTRLTMQNWLLQIWTDFGKTVLFVTHDIDEAIYLSDDIYVFSQRPGRVKSKITVTMERPRKTEDMTSPDFMELKHHLLDELAAGHAEEDIAL; encoded by the coding sequence ATGCAGCCGAAAATCGAAATTTCCGGGGTCAGCAAATGGTTTCGCCGAAACGGTCAGGAGATTCCCGCCATGCGGGAAACGAGTCTGACGATCGAGGAGGGCCGGTTCGTCAGCATGATCGGTCCGAGCGGATGCGGAAAGTCGACCTTGTTCAACATTATCGCCGGCCTGATTCCGCCCTCGACCGGGCAGGTGATCGCGGACGGGCGCAATATCGTCGGTAAAACGGGTTATGTCGGCTATATGCTGCAAAAAGACATGCTGCTGCCGTGGCGGACGATTCTGGACAACATCATCCTCGGCATGGAGGTGCGCGGCGTTCCGTGCAAGGAGGCCGCAGAGCGGGCCTTGCCTTTGATGGAGAAGTACGGGCTGAAGGGGTTTGACAAGCATTATCCGCAGGAGCTGTCGGGAGGCATGCGGCAGCGGGCGGCGCTGCTCAGGACGCTGCTGTACGACCGCGACATCATTTTGCTGGACGAGCCCTTCGGCGCGCTGGACGCGCAAACCCGGCTGACGATGCAAAACTGGCTGCTGCAAATCTGGACGGACTTCGGCAAAACGGTGCTGTTCGTCACGCACGACATCGACGAGGCGATTTATTTGTCCGACGACATTTACGTATTTTCCCAGCGCCCCGGGCGCGTGAAGTCGAAAATTACGGTCACGATGGAGCGTCCGCGCAAGACGGAAGACATGACCTCGCCGGATTTTATGGAGCTCAAGCATCATCTGCTTGATGAGCTTGCGGCGGGGCACGCGGAAGAGGACATCGCTTTATAG
- a CDS encoding ABC transporter permease, which produces METVRKSAFVVQALPADAAETAGAAGKAEKEGRAAKAAKAAKAQAASRSAPLIHDEEAAARRRARVIGWGRFAVAVLLFVVWEVFTRLDWLDPYYWSSPSVILQTTWVQLTAGTLLSDIIYTSGSTVLGFVFGTLLGALLGLSFWWSKSYAGISEPYLIVLNAMPKLALAPVLVILLGIGFFSKVALAFSMTVVVAALSAYSGVKSVDPDMEKLMYSLGAKRMQVFTKVVIPWSMPWIISSLRINIALALAGAIVGEFIASSQGVGRMIMYAGTILDINLVWVGVVVLSALSMVMYWGVVLLEKGLSKGLGVR; this is translated from the coding sequence ATGGAAACGGTACGAAAATCGGCTTTTGTGGTTCAGGCGCTGCCGGCGGATGCGGCGGAGACGGCGGGTGCTGCGGGAAAGGCGGAAAAAGAGGGAAGGGCGGCCAAAGCGGCGAAAGCGGCCAAGGCGCAGGCCGCGTCCCGTTCCGCTCCGCTGATCCACGATGAGGAAGCGGCCGCCCGGAGGCGGGCCCGCGTGATCGGCTGGGGCAGATTTGCCGTGGCGGTCCTGTTGTTTGTCGTATGGGAGGTGTTTACCCGGCTTGACTGGCTTGATCCTTATTACTGGAGCAGCCCGAGCGTTATTTTGCAAACGACTTGGGTACAGTTGACGGCAGGCACGCTGCTTTCCGACATCATCTACACGTCCGGCTCCACCGTGCTTGGCTTCGTGTTCGGGACGCTGCTTGGCGCGCTGCTCGGCCTCTCCTTCTGGTGGTCAAAGAGCTATGCCGGCATCAGCGAACCTTACCTGATCGTCCTGAACGCCATGCCGAAGCTGGCGCTGGCCCCGGTGCTCGTCATTTTGCTCGGGATCGGCTTTTTTTCCAAAGTGGCGCTCGCTTTTTCGATGACAGTCGTCGTGGCGGCCCTATCGGCTTACAGCGGGGTCAAAAGCGTTGATCCGGACATGGAAAAGCTGATGTATTCGCTGGGCGCCAAACGGATGCAGGTGTTCACCAAAGTGGTGATTCCGTGGTCGATGCCGTGGATCATCAGCAGCCTGCGCATCAACATTGCGCTCGCGCTGGCGGGAGCGATCGTCGGCGAGTTTATCGCCTCCAGCCAGGGCGTCGGCCGGATGATCATGTATGCCGGCACGATTCTCGACATCAATCTCGTGTGGGTCGGCGTGGTCGTGCTGTCGGCGCTGTCCATGGTCATGTATTGGGGCGTGGTGCTGCTGGAAAAAGGACTGTCAAAGGGACTTGGCGTGAGGTAG
- a CDS encoding ABC transporter substrate-binding protein: MKKRITLPLLLALALAGGLLAGCGGKKDEPTAEAAPGGEKLKKIVIAEPVHSTGYLPLYLAQREGYFQKRGLDVEVIQASGGAHVTAVVSGDAWGVIGGTESNALANNKNSDPIVSVVNVVNRANVYLVAKKGLAPKSGSEADLKEFFQGKKINAGRHGGTPNLLIRYLLLYLGLDPEKDVTLLEPADASTVVTMVQQGAADIGNGAEPQISDGISKDVWGEPFYKFHDFGDFSYSVLSVKKSTIANDPETVQKFVDAIKEALNAVNNDKELAQKNMKAEFPTLSDEAIQASLDRAYEDSLWSRDGFITEAAVKQDMDVLIKTGIFKGDYAYDQLVDMQFVNKSK; the protein is encoded by the coding sequence ATGAAGAAAAGAATCACATTGCCGCTGCTGCTGGCTTTGGCGCTGGCCGGCGGACTGCTCGCCGGATGCGGGGGCAAGAAGGACGAGCCGACGGCGGAAGCCGCGCCCGGCGGGGAAAAACTCAAAAAGATCGTCATCGCCGAGCCGGTCCATTCCACAGGGTATTTACCGCTTTACCTGGCTCAGCGGGAAGGCTACTTCCAAAAACGCGGGCTCGATGTGGAGGTGATCCAGGCGTCCGGCGGGGCGCACGTGACCGCCGTCGTCAGCGGCGACGCCTGGGGCGTTATCGGCGGCACGGAGTCCAATGCGCTGGCCAACAACAAAAACTCCGACCCGATCGTGTCGGTCGTGAATGTCGTCAACCGGGCCAACGTGTACCTGGTCGCGAAAAAAGGGCTGGCGCCCAAAAGCGGCTCAGAAGCCGATCTGAAGGAATTTTTCCAAGGGAAAAAAATCAACGCGGGGCGCCACGGCGGAACCCCGAATCTGCTGATCCGTTATTTGCTGCTGTATTTGGGGCTTGATCCGGAAAAAGACGTCACCCTGCTGGAACCGGCCGACGCGTCGACCGTGGTAACGATGGTGCAGCAGGGCGCGGCCGATATCGGCAACGGCGCCGAACCGCAAATCAGCGACGGGATCTCCAAAGACGTATGGGGCGAGCCGTTTTACAAGTTCCACGATTTCGGCGATTTCTCCTATTCGGTGCTGAGCGTCAAAAAATCGACGATTGCAAACGATCCGGAAACGGTGCAAAAATTCGTCGATGCGATCAAAGAAGCGCTGAACGCCGTCAACAACGACAAGGAGCTGGCGCAAAAAAATATGAAAGCCGAGTTCCCGACGCTGTCGGACGAGGCGATCCAGGCTTCGCTTGACCGGGCGTATGAGGACAGCTTGTGGAGCCGGGACGGGTTTATTACGGAGGCGGCCGTTAAGCAAGATATGGACGTGCTGATCAAAACCGGCATTTTTAAAGGCGATTATGCTTATGACCAATTGGTGGACATGCAGTTTGTGAACAAATCCAAATAA
- a CDS encoding cysteine hydrolase family protein, protein MDNNLEQKLLHSRTAVLVVDVQNDYCHPEGALAKVGSDVSGVRGMMPNLHRLLAAARRYEVPVIFIQTFHEEATDSAAWKARSNGRSLEVCRTGTWGAGFYEVAPEPGETVVNKHRYSAFVNTRLDSVLRSQKIETLIMTGVSTNVCVESTARDGFMLDYHIVLLSDACASYSKEAHEMTMENIRGYFGDVTESGSVIALWERERKAPEMLLKVAKQR, encoded by the coding sequence GTGGACAACAATCTGGAACAAAAGCTTCTGCACAGCCGTACGGCCGTTTTAGTCGTCGATGTGCAGAACGATTACTGTCATCCGGAAGGGGCGCTGGCCAAGGTCGGAAGCGACGTCAGCGGCGTGCGCGGGATGATGCCGAACCTGCATCGCCTGCTGGCGGCGGCCAGACGTTATGAAGTTCCGGTCATATTTATCCAGACGTTCCATGAAGAAGCGACCGATTCCGCGGCCTGGAAAGCCCGCTCGAACGGACGGTCGCTGGAGGTGTGCCGGACGGGCACCTGGGGGGCCGGCTTCTATGAAGTCGCCCCCGAGCCGGGCGAAACGGTGGTGAACAAACACCGCTACAGCGCGTTTGTCAATACGCGGCTCGATTCCGTGCTGCGCAGCCAAAAAATCGAAACCCTGATCATGACCGGGGTCAGCACCAACGTTTGCGTGGAATCGACGGCGAGGGACGGGTTTATGCTCGATTACCACATCGTATTGCTCAGCGACGCCTGCGCTTCTTACTCCAAGGAGGCTCATGAAATGACGATGGAAAACATCAGAGGGTATTTTGGCGATGTAACGGAGTCCGGAAGCGTCATTGCTCTCTGGGAGCGGGAACGGAAAGCGCCGGAAATGCTGCTGAAGGTCGCGAAACAACGGTGA
- a CDS encoding MFS transporter, which translates to MTEAALQKSKAAAGRPLGNPPLNSRRRLLVQYIICTGAFLSNLSAGLFNIALVDIAHDFGVNMAVAQWIVTAYLLVISVLLPIMGRLGDTFGRRTVHNLGYFCFALGALCCALAPSLGWLLAFRAVQGVGASMYQATNMALIVSVFPPEKRGKALGLISTFVAAGSMIGPSLGGVLIQWFSWETSFWLLAGAALLAWGLAQRFIPKDPPVHEGRIDATGAFLFAAALAGLVTAINLGSAWGWFSPAVLALLLLFAAGAAGFAAWCLSSRWEARRVNGSGGAAGGRIFRGRASSPFIDLRLLADGAMNTGIWITIVTYMAAFSAQLVLPVFLRSELGIPPALAGLIMMGYPLALIVASPVFGSWSDKLGPLPLLAAGLLTMGGVLAVLGFLTAAHPLLLLIALIVLLGISMGMVTSPNNSLVMGRAGGGQLGLISSLLALSRNLGMMFGTAAGGALLTGGAGNAGDWGKAGTNAAGGAGTPGMAQTAGAAQMLELAGFHTVFAICLVLVLFSLLLLLFTVRQGRHRRKETVSSKI; encoded by the coding sequence GTGACGGAAGCAGCGCTGCAAAAAAGCAAGGCCGCCGCAGGCCGCCCTTTGGGGAACCCCCCGCTGAACAGCAGGCGGCGCCTGCTCGTTCAATACATCATTTGCACCGGGGCTTTCTTGTCCAATCTTTCCGCCGGTCTGTTCAATATCGCGTTGGTGGACATCGCTCATGACTTTGGGGTGAACATGGCTGTCGCGCAATGGATCGTTACGGCATATCTGCTTGTCATCTCGGTGCTGCTGCCGATCATGGGGCGGCTTGGCGATACGTTCGGCAGGCGGACCGTACACAACCTCGGGTACTTCTGTTTTGCCCTTGGGGCGCTCTGCTGCGCCCTGGCCCCGTCGCTCGGCTGGCTGCTCGCCTTCCGGGCCGTGCAGGGCGTGGGCGCTTCGATGTATCAGGCGACGAACATGGCGCTGATCGTCTCGGTGTTTCCCCCGGAGAAGCGGGGCAAAGCGCTGGGCCTGATCAGCACGTTCGTCGCCGCCGGCTCGATGATCGGTCCCAGCCTCGGCGGCGTGCTGATCCAATGGTTCTCCTGGGAGACCAGCTTCTGGCTGCTTGCCGGAGCCGCGCTCCTGGCTTGGGGGCTGGCCCAGCGGTTTATTCCCAAAGATCCGCCTGTGCATGAAGGGCGGATCGATGCGACCGGAGCGTTTTTGTTCGCAGCCGCCTTAGCGGGGCTGGTGACGGCGATCAATCTCGGCTCCGCGTGGGGCTGGTTTTCTCCGGCGGTACTGGCTCTGCTGCTGCTGTTCGCCGCCGGCGCGGCCGGCTTTGCCGCCTGGTGCCTTTCTTCCCGGTGGGAAGCTAGACGTGTGAACGGGTCGGGCGGCGCGGCCGGAGGGAGAATATTTCGCGGGCGCGCAAGCTCTCCGTTCATCGACCTGCGGCTGCTTGCCGACGGGGCGATGAATACGGGCATCTGGATCACCATCGTCACGTATATGGCAGCCTTTTCGGCCCAGCTTGTCCTGCCGGTGTTTCTGCGCAGCGAGCTGGGCATCCCGCCCGCGTTGGCCGGGCTGATCATGATGGGCTATCCGCTCGCGCTGATCGTCGCTTCCCCGGTGTTCGGCAGCTGGTCGGACAAGCTGGGTCCTTTGCCGTTGCTGGCGGCGGGGCTGCTGACGATGGGCGGCGTGCTGGCGGTCCTCGGATTTTTGACGGCGGCGCATCCGCTGCTGCTGCTGATCGCGCTGATCGTCCTGCTCGGCATTTCCATGGGCATGGTCACCTCGCCGAACAACAGCCTTGTCATGGGCCGGGCAGGCGGCGGCCAACTGGGTTTGATCAGCAGCCTGCTCGCTTTGTCCCGGAACCTCGGCATGATGTTCGGGACAGCCGCGGGCGGCGCGCTGCTCACCGGCGGGGCGGGCAATGCGGGAGATTGGGGAAAGGCGGGGACGAATGCGGCCGGCGGCGCCGGAACGCCCGGAATGGCTCAAACGGCCGGGGCGGCGCAGATGCTGGAGCTGGCCGGCTTCCATACGGTTTTTGCCATTTGCCTGGTGCTGGTGCTGTTTTCCCTGCTGCTTCTGCTCTTCACCGTTCGTCAGGGCAGACATCGCCGTAAGGAGACGGTATCATCGAAAATTTAA
- a CDS encoding rhamnogalacturonan acetylesterase yields the protein MKITVFIAGDSTAALKGAAEKPMTGWGEYLQDYFDSSVRVDNRAVNGRSTKSFLDEGRLADIERDLRPGDYLFIQFGHNDGKQEDPSRYADPEEAYPGNLKRFIASARQRGGTPVLLTSVSRRRFLADGSPDPEAVGAYPEAMRQAAAEAGTPLLDIFAASQQLYRALGEEGSRHLFMHLPEGAHPNYPDGIRDDTHFSDTGARHIARLVAKAIKHSLSLPDLKPHLSGLAERVQETK from the coding sequence ATGAAAATCACCGTATTTATCGCCGGGGATTCCACGGCTGCGCTGAAAGGCGCCGCCGAGAAGCCGATGACCGGCTGGGGCGAATACCTGCAGGATTATTTCGATTCGTCCGTCCGCGTCGACAACCGCGCCGTCAACGGGCGCAGCACCAAATCGTTTCTGGACGAAGGCCGGCTCGCCGACATTGAGCGGGATCTCCGGCCGGGGGACTACCTGTTCATCCAATTCGGACACAATGACGGCAAACAGGAGGACCCCTCCCGTTACGCCGATCCGGAAGAGGCGTACCCGGGCAACCTGAAGCGGTTTATCGCCAGCGCCAGGCAGCGCGGCGGAACGCCGGTGCTGTTGACTTCGGTCAGCCGCAGGCGCTTTCTCGCGGACGGAAGCCCTGACCCCGAAGCCGTCGGGGCGTATCCCGAAGCGATGAGGCAGGCCGCCGCGGAGGCCGGAACGCCGCTGCTCGATATTTTTGCGGCATCGCAGCAGTTGTACCGGGCGCTGGGTGAGGAAGGGTCCCGCCATCTGTTTATGCATTTGCCCGAAGGGGCCCATCCCAACTATCCGGACGGCATCCGGGACGACACCCATTTTTCCGACACTGGGGCCCGCCATATCGCCAGGCTTGTGGCCAAAGCGATCAAGCATTCCCTTTCGCTGCCGGATTTGAAGCCCCATTTAAGCGGACTAGCGGAAAGAGTGCAGGAGACGAAATGA
- a CDS encoding UxaA family hydrolase, with the protein MQRLMKMNPRDTVAVALRPIEAGEEIAFDALSVRAREAIPQGHKIALADLAAGSAVIKYGYPIGRAAADIAQGEWVHTHNLKTGLAGEETYEYRPDLHPVIYPKRNLTFDGYRRRNGKVGIRNDLYIVPTVGCVNGIAEQIIAEFKALHPDLGPFDNVTVLKHPYGCSQLGDDHRMTRSILLDAVSHPNAGGVLVFGLGCENNVVAEFRGLLGDIDESRVKFLVAQEVEDEAEAGLALLEELYEAAKHDRREPVPLSELNVGLKCGGSDGFSGITANPLLGAFSDFLISQGGSTVLTEVPEMFGAEHMLMARAANKDVFAQIVALINDFKQYFLSHGEPVYENPSPGNKAGGISTLEDKSLGCTQKAGTAPVVDVLQYGEKLRKKGLSLLQAPGNDLVASSALAAADCQLVLFTTGRGTPFGSFVPTVKVATNNELFARKGHWMDFNAGPLLEKPMEEVLEEFIAYVIAVASGQKTRNEQNEVRELAIFKTGVTL; encoded by the coding sequence ATGCAACGACTGATGAAAATGAACCCCCGGGACACCGTGGCGGTGGCGCTGCGCCCGATTGAAGCCGGGGAAGAAATCGCGTTTGACGCTTTGTCCGTCAGAGCCCGGGAAGCGATCCCGCAAGGCCATAAAATCGCGCTTGCCGATTTGGCGGCCGGCTCCGCCGTGATCAAATACGGTTATCCGATCGGCCGCGCGGCGGCGGATATTGCCCAAGGCGAATGGGTGCATACCCACAATTTAAAAACCGGTTTGGCCGGGGAAGAAACGTACGAATACCGGCCCGACCTCCATCCCGTCATTTATCCCAAACGCAACCTGACCTTCGACGGCTATCGCCGCCGAAACGGCAAAGTCGGCATCCGCAACGATTTGTACATCGTGCCGACGGTCGGCTGCGTCAACGGCATCGCCGAGCAGATCATCGCCGAATTCAAGGCGCTGCATCCGGACCTTGGCCCCTTCGACAATGTGACCGTGCTGAAGCACCCGTACGGCTGCTCGCAGCTCGGCGACGACCACCGGATGACTCGCAGCATCCTGCTGGACGCGGTGAGCCATCCCAATGCCGGCGGCGTGCTCGTGTTCGGCCTCGGCTGCGAAAACAACGTGGTCGCCGAATTCCGCGGCCTGCTTGGCGATATAGACGAAAGCCGGGTCAAATTCCTTGTCGCCCAGGAGGTGGAGGACGAAGCGGAAGCCGGTTTGGCGCTGCTGGAGGAGCTGTACGAAGCGGCCAAGCATGACCGGCGCGAACCGGTGCCGCTCAGCGAGCTGAACGTGGGCCTGAAATGCGGCGGGTCCGACGGCTTTTCCGGGATTACGGCCAACCCGCTGCTGGGGGCGTTCTCCGATTTTCTCATCTCCCAGGGCGGCTCGACGGTGCTGACCGAAGTACCGGAAATGTTCGGTGCCGAACACATGCTGATGGCCCGCGCCGCGAATAAGGATGTTTTTGCGCAAATCGTCGCCCTCATCAATGACTTCAAGCAGTATTTTCTGTCTCACGGCGAGCCGGTGTACGAAAATCCCTCCCCGGGCAACAAGGCCGGCGGCATCAGCACCCTGGAGGACAAATCGCTCGGCTGCACGCAAAAGGCGGGAACCGCTCCGGTCGTCGACGTGCTGCAGTACGGCGAAAAGCTGCGCAAAAAAGGCCTCAGCCTGCTCCAGGCGCCGGGCAACGATCTGGTCGCAAGCTCGGCACTCGCGGCCGCTGACTGCCAGCTCGTCTTGTTCACGACCGGGCGGGGAACGCCGTTCGGCAGCTTTGTCCCGACGGTGAAGGTGGCGACGAACAACGAGCTGTTTGCCCGCAAAGGGCACTGGATGGATTTTAACGCCGGCCCGCTGCTGGAAAAGCCGATGGAAGAAGTGCTCGAGGAATTTATCGCTTATGTGATCGCGGTAGCCAGCGGCCAAAAAACCCGCAACGAGCAAAACGAAGTGCGCGAGCTGGCGATTTTCAAAACCGGGGTTACGTTGTAA